One Nicotiana tabacum cultivar K326 chromosome 23, ASM71507v2, whole genome shotgun sequence genomic window, GCTCTCTTCCTTATTCCTAGTGCCAACCATTCACCTATCTTTTTAATTCTCTATAAGACACAAAGTAAAGTAACAAGAATTAAAAAGCATTAGATTTCTATCTTTATAATCTTCTCATGCAAAGAGAAcacattttccttttctattataGTATATTTTTTCAAGAAAGTGAAAGAGAATGATCACCTAGCGTATTTCACTAATCATCAGGTGAAGctgaaaggagaagaagaagagtgcACTAATGATGGAACTGTTGATTTTCATGGAATGCCTGCAATCAGAGGAAAAACTGGGACATGGAAGGCTGGAATTATACTTCTCTGTAAGCTTTTTCTTCTTTTACACAAAAACAACAGTTTTATCTTGAGTAATATatggaaaaagaaggaagaaaaactgatattacactctgcttatctttcttttatattttatatatatagcgTTTCCCACCTTATAAAATTTTAAGATTATGTCACACTTTGTATATAGTATTAATTTCTCTGACTTCACTgacttatttttaatttttccctTTGTTTATTACTTGGCGTGTGGAAAAGGTGGTCTTCTTAGAGTTGCCAACTTCTTCaagatttatttttcttttctattttagtgtaaacaaataaaagttttaaataaaGGTTGATAACTCTGGGAAATTGTGAGTTAATAAATGAAGCCAGCTATCATATGCAAGGAAACTGGAATATGACAAAAGTTCAAAAGTGCAAAGTCGACACGTGTCACAAGAGGGTTCTCTCATTTTGACAGCTAGATATATACGTATATAAACTTGTACGTATTATGGGCTTGGGTTTGGTTGGGGGAGGGGGTTGAGAGAGATCAGAGAAAAAACTTCCAGTTTCTCTGTACTTTTGTGATATGAATTTGGCAGTAATAGCAAAAACTCTGtggaagaagagagagagaaaaaatgaGGGGGTGTGACAAAAGCATGCATGCAGTAATAGAAAAGACTTTTCTGACACGTAAATATATTCATGCGATTCTAGGTGCCACGTCATATAATGACAAAATTTTGTTCTTGGTGCCCCCCCATATTATTGACCAGGATTTGCTTAtcctaatttttgtttttgtgtgtgttttcattttttccaaaataattatttgatcaGATGATTGTATTCAGAGATCATGATTGTAAGTTTGTTTGCTATGAGATATTGAGGATGGATGTGTCGAGGGATGTAGGATGATAAGTTTTATGAATTTCACAAAAGTTGAAGGAAACCAAAATGgaaatgcatatatatatatatatttatatataacaaGATGCGGTATAAATTAAGTTTGGTGTCAACTTACTACAACTATGTAAGCTGCAGGAGAAAAACACATGGTATGCGTGGATATAGAATTCGGATTCTATTCGATCTTATGCATTAATTGGCCTAATAGAAGGATGACATATTATAAATTGAAAGGCGCGTGTATGAATATCAGTGTTCTGTTTTATGATTGGTCATTGGCCTAGTACATAGAAGGATGACGTATTAAAAGTCTGAAAGGTGTATCGGCAAATGTAAGTGTTCTTATCACGTTTTATGATTGGTCATTGGCGTAGTACGTACAAGAATGACGTATTAAAGGTAGAAAGGCATATCAGTGTTCTTATCACATTTCTTGATTGGTCATACCTTCGTTAATTGAGAATGTAGTGACAAGTCCGGAAGGGAGGATTTTTGCATGCCTTGATTGGTCATTCTACTattaggagaagaagaaggaaaacatGTCGAATGGAGCATGGAAAGATTTATTGCatataaacaataataacaacaacaacaacaaaattaaaGTCATTATGCATGCCTTAATTATAAGGGTGCTTTATTTTGTTAGAAAAAATAAGATGACAAATAGGTTACATAAGATCTATCAAGGCAAAATAATTAATGATTGGAGTTCTTCTCATGCACAAAATTGGCAAAAAGGGCATAGTGTTGGCAAGTTTTGACATTAGGGCATAGTGTATTGGTAAGTTTTGACATTAGGACATAGTGTTGGCAAGTTTTGACATTTGAGTGCTTGCTTAGGTAGTGGCTTGGTTTAAAGAGGAAgcaaaattattttatttctttccaCAACATGGCATAGAAAAAGATCACCTTCCACTATTGAGCggtctaaggggtcgtttggtaggatatATTAGGGAAAATAATACGTGTATTAGCTTTGTTATTATTAATCTCTTGTGTGGTACTCCCTCTGGTCCACTTTAActaattttttggttgttttcacacaTTTTAAAAAATTCATCTTTTAGCTTTAATTAACAATgtaattgaccatattaaccttaatttgttcattggaAATACAACAAATACTCCTATGCTCTTTATTCCATGGGcaactttgaaaaaaagaagttaattctttctagatatttgaaaaaatcaaatattgtggaccacaaaaaaaaagtcaaaaaatcacttaaagtggaccggagggagtaatatttttCAACTTATGATAACTAAtatttgtattagttatacaccatATTCAGTACTATTCTTATACATAGTGTTTCATGGCATTAGCAATACCATAATTTTTAATACATAGATAAGCATGTATAAAGACAAAATTGCGCTTTCAAAACCATTAATACACCAAATCAAACAATCGATAAGAAAtaatctcagcataactaatCACAGCATTACTAATCCCAAattactaatacaccatattcagtactattcttatacaccccaCCAAACGACCCCTGAATGCTATAGGAATATCCGTATGTCATGGTTAACTACCTTTGTAAGTGTTAACTACCTTTGTAGGTGCACAATTGTCACTAATTGCAACTATAAATCTAAAACAGTAAAACGCATTGTGAATATCACTTTGACAAGAATTGattggaaaggaaagaaatgaTAGGTCTATTGAAGTGACCAAATTATCAAACCTAGTAGAAATACTTTGCCACAACTTGTGGTGGTCTTTCCATCTTACTTGAGAGGCTAAAGTTGAAAGTTCTCCACATTTTCACAACTGTGTCTTGacattgattgattgattgatttacCGATTTAGTCACTAAACCCCACTATACATATTTAGGAGACTTCATGTAACATCCATATAACCAAATTGATTGATTCAACTATCTCATATACGGACGCTCTATTAATTATCTTATGGAGAGGctaaagttgaaagttgaaagttgtCTACATTCTGCAAGTGTGTCTTGTTATAGATTGATCGATTTACCGAGTTAGCCATGCTAAATCCCAATAATTTAACATCCATATAACTAAAATTACTTGATTCAACTATCTCATAGACTGATGCTCTTTTATCTTACTTTACTTGAGAGGCTAAAGTTGAGCCTTGGTCTTGATCATTGATTGATTTACCTAGTTAGCTACATAATCGCACTATGTATGTAGGAGAATAGGAGAATGTAAACAGATTGATTGATTCAACTATCTTATAAACGAATGTCCTATCATTGAGCAATAAAATGGATCACCTAAATTTCTATATCTGATTTTGTTTTCCCTGTGATTTTATTCAGTAAATCAAGGTTTAGCTACTCTTGCCTTTTTTGGTGTTGGGGTGAATTTGGTGTTGTTCCTGACAAGAGTGATGCAAGAAAACAATGCTGAGGCTGCTAATAGTGTGAGCAAATGGACTGGCACTGTGTACATCTTCTCTCTTGTTGGTGCTTTTCTTAGTGACTCTTACTGGGGAAGATTCAAAAGTTGTGCCATTTTTCAGGTCATCTATGTGATTGTAAGTATCCATCTATGTGATAATATCTATCCTAAGTTTTATGTTCATACTTGTCAGTCTTGCTCTTAATGATGCACTTGTTAACAGGGATTAGTACTATTATCACTGGCGTCTcaactttatttgctcaaacCGAAAGGTTGTGGGGATCGAACAACTCTATGTGGAGCGCATTCAACGGTGGAGATTAGTCTATTCTACATCTCTGTGTACATGATTGGTCTAGGATATGGAGGCTACCAACCTAACATTGCTACCTTTGGAGCTGATCAGTTCGATGAGCATGATCCAAGAGAGAAACAATCCAAACAGGCCTTCTTCAGCTACTTCTACTTGGCCCTGAACCTTGGTTCACTTTTTTCTAACACCATTTTAGACTACTTTGAGGATGACGGGATGTGGGCTCTTGGTTTTTGGGCATCTGCTGCGTCTGCTTTTGCTGCGTTGTTGCTCTTTCTTGGAGGCACCCTCAAGTATAGGCAATTTAGGTCTAGTGGCAACCCTATAACCAGGTTTTCCCAAGTTATAATCGCTGCATCCAACAAGTGGGGAGTAGAGATTCCAGAGAATGAAGATGCAGCATTATATGACGAGAGCTCCACAACTGCTGCTAGAAAAATGCTCCACACCCAAGGTTTCAAGTGAGTTAAAACTACTAATTTGTGGCCGTGTATTAATTTGAGATACTCTAATTGATCTTATTAAACATAGGTTTTTGGATAAAGCAGCTTTGATCACATCCAATGAGAAGCAGAGCAATCGCAACCCATGGCGCCTCTGCCCGATTTCACAAGTTGAAGAGGTGAAATGTATCTTGAGGCTGCTGCCAATTTGGCTATGTACTATAATTTATTCTGTAGTTTTCACACAAATGGCCTCAATCTTCGTCGAACAAGGTGACGCAATGAAAAGTACAATCGGGAAATTCAGGATACCAGCAGCAAGTATGTCTAGCTTTGACATCGTGAGTGTAGCAGTTGTAATATTCCTCTACCGCCGAGTCCTTGATCCTTTTGTGAAAAAGATAAAGAAGCACAAGGGCGAGGCTGTAGGGATAACTCAACGTCAACGGATGGGTATTGGACTTGTCATAGCTGTGATGGCAATGCTATCAGCAGGAATTGTGGAGTGCTACAGGCTCAAGTATGCTAGTAAAGACCAAGGCTCAAGCTCTCTAAGTATCTTATGGCAAATTCCTCAATACTCTCTGATAGGAGCTTCAGAAGTGTTCATGTACGTAGGCCAATTGGAGTTTTTCAATGAACAAGCACCGGATGGACTCAAAAGCTTCGGAAGTGCACTGTGCATGACATCGATATCACTAGGAAACTACGTCAGCAGCTTACTCGTGAGCGTAGTGATGAAAATTTCTACAACTGACAACATGTCTGGATGGATCCCAGCAAATCTTAATAAGGGTCATCTGGACAGGTTTTACTTTCTCTTAGCTGCCTTGACAATCTTAGATTTAGTTGCTTACATAGCCTGTGCTAAGTGGTACAAGGCTATAAAGCATGGTGAAATGATTCAACAACTTAAGGAAGAGGACAAATGTAAAGTCTAATAATTGTCATACTTTTAGGCGTATGTTGCCAGAACTAAATAAATAAGAGGAAGAACTTCGCCTCCTCAACTCTTTCTACAGATGGAGAGTTATGGATTGGTTTTAGTGCTAGTAACTTTGTTGGCTCTGTCATATTAGTTGTAGAATTAACTAACATTTTGTTGGTTCCGTCATATTAGTTGTACAAGCATTTGGGAGTTCAATAGCAAAATGAGTTGAATTTCCAATATTTCGCAGGTTGTTGTGACATTCTCCATCCCCCAATTCGATAAGTCAGGGTCAGAACAACCAGTATCCATCTTAAAAGCACAAATTGCATTGATATGGACAAGTGTAACATTAACCAGTTTTTACATCAAGAAAAATTTCAATAGCCAACGAGTTctgaggaacagtcaagaattcagCTTTTGGAATAAAAATTAACCAACGTACAGAGGAACCGTGTCAATATAAAACCTTTAAATAGTTCTGTTTTGCTTTGCCTGTGATCCTGATGAATTGTTTTTGAGTTCTGATGCACCAGGACATATCCAAAAGGGAGCTGTGATAAAGACAACTGCACACATGGCTAAAGCAGATAAATAAATTTCCAATGATGCTACACGCAGTTAACAAAACTTAAGCTTCCATCTGCCAGAAAGTTCATATAGTACAACAATGCCAATTACAGAAACATCTGTGTCTAGAATTGAAGTTTTAAGAAGACTTCTCCAGTTTCATCAAATAAGGAACAACTTAAGAAGGGGGGGAAAAAAGGCAACTGTATACAAGAAACTTTGAAAAACTGTATCCTAGATGTTTACCACTCGACGTGATTACACAAAAATAAATGGTTGCTACACGTATCAACTTTGGACCTTACGGACTTGTATATGGTGAGTAGAATGTCTTCGCCAGATTGGTTGTGCTCCACTTTGGACAAGAGTGACATATTGCCCATCCTTCACTAAGCTTTTGCTCTACAGGATGCAGGAAACAAAAAGATTACCCTTGTGTACATGGAGCACCCCCGAACAAGAAATGCTGAGGGAAATACAGcattaaaaagaaaaggaatgatCACTAACCAACAAAAGCTTGATAGCTCGAGAAAAGGTCTCCTCTGCGTCACTTGAAAACTTCATATATATAGGCACGACACCATGATACAGAGCCAGACGCTGCTTCACCCTTTCACTGGCACAAAAAGATAAATGCACGCCCCGTGTCaacacatacatatataaatgTACATAAAACAATACACACAGATGagtatatgagagagagagagagagagagatgagaaaTACACATGGTAGGACAAAATTAAGAATCTGCATCAAGATTTCTTCACCTCCCATGTTGAAAATACTGACCCCTCCAAATATTTTGTTCCAATTATGAACTTTTTCTTCAGAGATCGTCTTCTCAACATGTCAAACAGAGTTGCAAACTCCAAAATAAAACAGGGGACATGGCAGAGAACAGCCTGATTATAGGCACAGTCAAAAGCTTTGGAACTATTTCAGAATGGGGAAGTAAATAAACACAAGTTTACTTAAGGTAAATTAATCAATAAGATCCTAAGATTgtcaagaaaataattaaaaaccaactAACTTCCACAAagacaagtctcaaaatttaagtACTGAAAACTTCCTTCAACATTTAAACAGTGTGAAATGATTCGAATCACCTTGAGATACAATAATATTAGTGATCTCATTGAAATATATCAAGATACAATATTAATAAAGGTAATAGCACTTCTTTAAGGGGACTTACTTGTTTGTGAAGGCAAAAACTGTTGATGAAGGCCGATTATGACTTAAAATTATTGCCATGGACCCAGTTCTTGTGAAGACAATGATGGGAGTGCTAAGGGTATTAGCCATTGAAGAAGAGTGGAAGGCAAACATTTCACCCATATGGCTCTGCAAAATATAGTGAATAGATTAAGCATTTTACTTAACAATTAAAGATCAATGTGGTTTTCTGGTTGGACAATATGGGAAATAAAAAATCTGGCTAGCTGAAAAGAATTGACTTCATAGCACAAAAATAGATAAAGATCCAATATTACATATTATACATACACCGCATATGTACCTTATAGGCGGCAGATTGACTAGGAGAACTAGTGCTTTTCTGTAGGCTAGACTCAGTCCTTAATGCCACAATATGCATCACCTTAACTGCCTTCAGTGGATACCTAATGCATTTATGGAAATAGATGGTACAATATTTACAAAATGAATAACACATAGTATGACAAATGGAAACgcaaagtaaagaaaaaaattcTCATTGCAAACTCAAGTGAGAATACATCATGACAATTTGATAACTCCAGAATTAGCCAA contains:
- the LOC107783506 gene encoding protein NRT1/ PTR FAMILY 7.3-like, which codes for MACLELSKEVKLKGEEEECTNDGTVDFHGMPAIRGKTGTWKAGIILLLNQGLATLAFFGVGVNLVLFLTRVMQENNAEAANSVSKWTGTVYIFSLVGAFLSDSYWGRFKSCAIFQVIYVIGLVLLSLASQLYLLKPKGCGDRTTLCGAHSTVEISLFYISVYMIGLGYGGYQPNIATFGADQFDEHDPREKQSKQAFFSYFYLALNLGSLFSNTILDYFEDDGMWALGFWASAASAFAALLLFLGGTLKYRQFRSSGNPITRFSQVIIAASNKWGVEIPENEDAALYDESSTTAARKMLHTQGFKFLDKAALITSNEKQSNRNPWRLCPISQVEEVKCILRLLPIWLCTIIYSVVFTQMASIFVEQGDAMKSTIGKFRIPAASMSSFDIVSVAVVIFLYRRVLDPFVKKIKKHKGEAVGITQRQRMGIGLVIAVMAMLSAGIVECYRLKYASKDQGSSSLSILWQIPQYSLIGASEVFMYVGQLEFFNEQAPDGLKSFGSALCMTSISLGNYVSSLLVSVVMKISTTDNMSGWIPANLNKGHLDRFYFLLAALTILDLVAYIACAKWYKAIKHGEMIQQLKEEDKCKV